In Streptomyces seoulensis, the following are encoded in one genomic region:
- a CDS encoding metal-dependent hydrolase, with the protein MSNKQARPVQAERIPLKARKVSFAWEDTPLHWVPGDPFTTHTINVLHLLLPAGERWFVHVYKQALPLIKDERLREDVIGFIGQEAMHSQAHDEVLPHLREQGLDPTPYTAQVDWFFEKLLGDRTLPPGRVRRWWLLERIALIAAIEHYTAFLGDWVLNAAELDRRGADPTMLDLLRWHGAEEVEHRSVAFDLFVHVDGDYRRRVRTWALAFGALMFLWQRGARFFMEHDPTLVDGKASFREFYMSGRRGTLPATGALLKSIPRYLSRAYHPSQEGSTAQAVAYLASSPAALAAEKAEHDA; encoded by the coding sequence ATGTCTAACAAGCAGGCCCGGCCGGTACAGGCCGAGCGCATCCCGCTGAAGGCGCGCAAGGTGTCCTTCGCCTGGGAGGACACCCCGCTGCACTGGGTGCCGGGCGACCCCTTCACCACGCACACCATCAATGTGCTGCATCTGCTGCTGCCCGCCGGCGAGCGGTGGTTCGTCCATGTGTACAAGCAGGCGCTGCCGCTGATCAAGGACGAGCGGCTGCGCGAGGATGTCATCGGGTTCATCGGGCAGGAGGCGATGCACTCCCAGGCCCATGACGAGGTGCTGCCGCACCTGCGCGAGCAGGGGCTCGACCCGACGCCGTACACCGCGCAGGTCGACTGGTTCTTCGAGAAGCTGCTCGGGGACCGTACTCTGCCGCCCGGCCGGGTCCGCCGCTGGTGGCTGCTGGAGCGGATCGCGCTGATCGCGGCGATCGAGCACTACACCGCGTTCCTCGGCGACTGGGTGCTGAACGCGGCCGAGCTGGACCGGCGGGGCGCCGATCCGACCATGCTGGACCTGCTGCGCTGGCACGGCGCCGAGGAGGTCGAGCACCGCTCGGTCGCCTTCGACCTCTTCGTGCACGTGGACGGCGACTACCGGCGCCGGGTGCGGACCTGGGCGCTGGCCTTCGGGGCGCTGATGTTCCTGTGGCAGCGCGGGGCCCGCTTCTTCATGGAGCACGATCCGACGCTGGTGGACGGCAAGGCGTCGTTCCGGGAGTTCTACATGAGCGGGCGCCGGGGCACGCTGCCCGCGACGGGCGCGCTGCTGAAGTCCATCCCGCGCTATCTGAGCCGGGCGTACCACCCGTCCCAGGAGGGCTCGACCGCGCAGGCGGTGGCCTACCTGGCCTCGTCCCCGGCGGCGCTGGCCGCGGAGAAGGCGGAGCACGATGCCTGA
- a CDS encoding PDR/VanB family oxidoreductase, which produces MPEQTTRSVAAAALLVGAGLLTRRALRRRVKDSPLWPMPTLDPPISGRPRTRALRLLLTGHERVADGVVRLRLEGSDLPAWEPGAHLDLVLPSGLVRQYSLCGDPADSSVYEVAARLVEDGRGGSREVHEQLTEGAELEVRGPRNRFPLVEAPAYVFVAGGIGITPVLPMLRALSEDVDVRLLYCGRTRASMPFLKEAAALAGDGCTVVAEDEDGRPDLVALLTGLPEGAVVYCCGPEGLMAAVEAALPEGTALHLERFAPRTAGGADTAFEVELRRSGRTLTVPSDSTLLAAVRRELPDTLYSCEQGFCGTCQQRVLEGEVDHRDELLTDGERDDSMLICVSRSRGERLVLDM; this is translated from the coding sequence ATGCCTGAGCAGACCACCCGGTCCGTCGCCGCCGCCGCGCTCCTGGTGGGCGCCGGGCTGCTGACCCGGCGGGCGCTGCGCCGCCGGGTCAAGGACTCGCCGCTGTGGCCGATGCCCACGCTGGACCCGCCGATCTCCGGGCGCCCCCGTACGCGGGCGCTGCGGCTGCTGCTGACCGGGCACGAGCGTGTCGCGGACGGCGTGGTGCGGCTGCGGCTGGAGGGCAGCGACCTGCCCGCCTGGGAGCCGGGCGCGCATCTGGACCTGGTGCTGCCGTCGGGTCTGGTCCGCCAGTACTCGCTGTGCGGGGACCCGGCCGACTCCTCGGTGTACGAGGTGGCCGCGCGGCTGGTCGAGGACGGCCGGGGCGGCTCCCGGGAGGTGCACGAGCAGCTCACCGAGGGGGCCGAGCTGGAGGTGCGTGGCCCGCGCAACCGGTTCCCGCTGGTGGAGGCGCCCGCGTACGTCTTCGTGGCCGGCGGCATCGGGATCACCCCGGTCCTGCCCATGCTGCGGGCGCTGTCGGAGGACGTGGACGTGCGGCTGCTGTACTGCGGGCGTACGCGGGCTTCGATGCCGTTCCTGAAGGAGGCGGCGGCACTGGCCGGGGACGGGTGCACGGTGGTGGCCGAGGACGAGGACGGCCGCCCCGACCTCGTCGCGCTGCTGACCGGGCTGCCCGAGGGCGCGGTGGTGTACTGCTGCGGCCCGGAGGGGCTGATGGCGGCGGTGGAGGCGGCGCTGCCCGAGGGGACCGCGCTGCACCTGGAGCGGTTCGCCCCGCGTACGGCAGGCGGCGCGGACACCGCCTTCGAGGTCGAACTGCGGCGCAGCGGCCGGACGTTGACCGTCCCGTCGGATTCGACCCTGCTGGCGGCGGTGCGCCGGGAGCTGCCGGACACCCTCTACTCCTGCGAGCAGGGTTTCTGCGGGACCTGCCAACAGCGGGTGCTGGAGGGCGAGGTGGATCACCGCGACGAGCTGCTGACGGACGGGGAGCGCGACGATTCGATGCTCATCTGCGTGTCCCGCTCCCGGGGTGAGCGGCTGGTGCTGGACATGTGA
- a CDS encoding TetR/AcrR family transcriptional regulator, whose protein sequence is MGTGVRRRMGVEERRQQLIKVALDLFSRRSPDEVSIDEIASAAGISRPLVYHYFPGKMSLYEAALTRAAEDLAGRFEEPHEGPLGARLLRVMGRFFDFVDEHGPGFSALMRGGPAVGSSATNALVDSVRQASYEQILSHLGITEAPARLELVVRSWISLVESTALIWLEGRRVPREELERQLVHDFAALAAISAAYDPEMAAVVRTFVQNEPGDGPFAELATRLISLAS, encoded by the coding sequence ATGGGTACCGGGGTTCGCCGCAGGATGGGCGTCGAGGAGCGGCGGCAGCAGTTGATCAAGGTCGCGCTCGACCTGTTCAGCCGGCGCTCGCCGGACGAGGTCTCGATCGACGAGATAGCGTCGGCCGCCGGCATCTCCCGCCCGCTGGTCTACCACTACTTCCCCGGCAAGATGAGCCTGTACGAGGCCGCGCTGACCCGGGCGGCGGAGGATCTGGCTGGCCGCTTCGAGGAGCCGCACGAGGGCCCGCTGGGTGCCCGGCTGCTCCGGGTGATGGGCCGCTTCTTCGACTTCGTGGACGAGCACGGGCCGGGCTTCTCCGCCCTGATGCGGGGCGGTCCGGCGGTCGGCTCCTCGGCCACCAACGCCCTGGTCGACTCGGTGCGCCAGGCGTCCTACGAGCAGATCCTGTCCCATCTGGGGATCACCGAGGCGCCCGCCCGGCTGGAGCTGGTGGTGCGCTCGTGGATCTCGCTGGTGGAGTCGACGGCGCTGATCTGGCTGGAGGGCCGCCGGGTGCCGCGCGAGGAGCTGGAACGTCAGCTCGTGCACGACTTCGCCGCCCTGGCCGCGATCAGCGCCGCCTACGACCCCGAAATGGCCGCCGTGGTCCGCACCTTCGTACAGAACGAGCCGGGCGACGGCCCCTTCGCGGAACTCGCCACCCGGCTGATCTCTCTGGCGTCCTGA